From a region of the Nitrospira sp. genome:
- a CDS encoding CBS domain-containing protein: MATVSQIANKRPKSIGPKTSIASAAKTMLRARLGSLLVKKGKKLVGIVTDTDIVRRAVATGKPLGKLTVEKIMTAPICTIEGSQSVDDAQDMMADLGVRHLGVTKNGEISGVVSVRDLLLHYKRYAQSKISTDVTYDEPKITQD; encoded by the coding sequence ATGGCTACCGTGAGTCAGATTGCGAACAAGCGTCCAAAGTCCATCGGGCCGAAGACCTCGATCGCCAGCGCGGCCAAGACGATGCTACGGGCGCGTCTAGGATCGCTGCTGGTCAAAAAGGGCAAGAAATTGGTGGGAATCGTGACGGATACCGATATCGTGCGGAGGGCCGTGGCAACCGGGAAGCCGCTGGGAAAACTTACCGTCGAGAAGATCATGACGGCTCCGATTTGCACGATCGAGGGGAGTCAATCGGTCGATGACGCGCAGGACATGATGGCGGACTTGGGCGTGCGCCATCTCGGCGTCACCAAGAACGGCGAGATCTCCGGCGTCGTCTCCGTGCGCGACCTGCTGCTGCACTATAAGCGCTACGCGCAATCGAAGATTTCGACGGACGTGACGTACGACGAACCGAAGATTACTCAGGACTAA
- a CDS encoding PhzF family phenazine biosynthesis protein — MAEERSLKFYQADVFTAQPFGGNPVAVFPDADGLTDDELQQIAREMNLSETVFVFPPTDPAAVARLRIFTPTQEIPFAGHPVLGTFYVLAHLKRIPMQDGITRVMQECNIGLFPLELHSEQGRVVRVIMSQPKPEFLDPIDAIDDVYLVGSALGLPKHVIVDTKWPIQVVSTGLPVLIVPVRTLTAVRSINPDASAIINICERFGANGILVFTTVTVESFASVHARMFAPKIGILEDPATGSAGGALGAYLVQNGVVEVGPTTDVLIEQGYEIDRPSRILVQVKSDDEVIQGVRVGGQCVMVVEGTLKF; from the coding sequence ATGGCTGAAGAGCGGTCTCTCAAATTCTATCAGGCAGACGTCTTCACCGCTCAGCCGTTTGGGGGTAATCCTGTCGCCGTGTTTCCCGATGCGGACGGTCTGACCGACGATGAGCTGCAACAGATCGCGCGAGAGATGAATCTGTCTGAGACGGTGTTCGTCTTCCCGCCGACCGACCCGGCCGCGGTTGCGCGGTTGCGCATTTTCACCCCGACGCAGGAAATTCCGTTTGCCGGTCATCCGGTGTTGGGCACGTTTTACGTATTGGCCCATTTGAAGCGAATCCCAATGCAAGACGGCATCACGCGCGTGATGCAGGAATGTAACATCGGGCTGTTTCCCCTGGAATTGCACTCGGAGCAAGGCCGCGTGGTGCGAGTCATCATGTCGCAACCCAAGCCGGAATTTCTCGACCCCATCGATGCGATCGACGACGTGTATCTGGTCGGAAGTGCCCTCGGCTTGCCGAAGCACGTGATTGTCGACACCAAATGGCCGATCCAAGTCGTATCGACCGGGTTGCCGGTCTTGATCGTGCCGGTGCGTACGTTGACGGCCGTACGGTCGATCAATCCCGATGCGTCGGCCATCATCAACATCTGCGAGCGTTTCGGCGCCAACGGCATCCTGGTCTTCACGACGGTGACGGTGGAATCGTTCGCCTCCGTCCACGCGAGAATGTTTGCGCCGAAGATCGGAATCCTGGAGGACCCCGCCACCGGGAGCGCCGGCGGAGCACTGGGCGCCTATCTGGTTCAGAACGGCGTGGTGGAAGTCGGACCCACCACGGACGTGCTCATCGAGCAAGGGTATGAGATCGATCGGCCTTCCAGGATTCTTGTGCAGGTGAAGTCGGATGACGAGGTCATCCAGGGCGTGAGGGTGGGCGGTCAGTGTGTGATGGTGGTGGAGGGGACATTGAAGTTTTGA
- a CDS encoding MogA/MoaB family molybdenum cofactor biosynthesis protein — translation MSDPTHHEHKAQAPGSIGAMVITSSDTRTPDTDTSGRLIHKLLEGHGHTVVAYHIVKDEPGQIQFRIAQGTVNDAVQAIIINGGTGISRRDSTYEAAAEMLEKRLDGFGEIFRYLTYQEIGSPAIMTRALAGIVKGRVLFSIPGSENAVRLAMEKLILPELGHLLQQLAK, via the coding sequence ATGAGTGATCCCACCCATCACGAACACAAAGCCCAAGCACCTGGATCCATCGGGGCCATGGTGATCACGAGCAGCGATACCCGCACGCCGGACACCGACACCAGCGGCCGGCTGATTCACAAACTGCTCGAAGGACACGGCCATACCGTCGTCGCCTATCACATCGTCAAGGACGAGCCGGGACAGATTCAGTTTCGAATCGCCCAAGGGACGGTGAATGATGCAGTCCAGGCGATCATCATCAACGGCGGCACGGGAATCTCACGGCGTGATTCGACCTACGAAGCGGCCGCCGAAATGTTGGAGAAGCGGTTGGATGGATTCGGTGAAATCTTCCGCTATCTGACGTATCAGGAGATCGGTTCGCCGGCGATCATGACCCGCGCCCTCGCCGGCATCGTCAAGGGCCGCGTGCTCTTCTCCATCCCCGGCTCGGAGAATGCCGTCCGCCTGGCGATGGAAAAGCTCATTCTTCCAGAGCTTGGCCACCTGCTGCAGCAGCTCGCGAAATAG
- a CDS encoding bifunctional precorrin-2 dehydrogenase/sirohydrochlorin ferrochelatase — protein sequence MAANPGFPLVLDVKGWLVLVIGGDEEAAEKSQRLLDSGARVTVISPTLNESLRQLAASGKIIHRGRHFRDADLEHAILILNTLRGERDFAQMLSAKAREKRVLLWSVDYPEASSVTMPAVVAAGHVRVAISTSGVAPALSGFIKEDLEHVLDTQFIEFVEWVGQLREQAKANEPDAEKRRALLHDALDGFRLLGRVQYPKVWLERRSQAVTSAQPDMEKQ from the coding sequence ATGGCTGCGAATCCTGGCTTTCCTCTTGTCCTGGACGTAAAAGGCTGGCTGGTCCTGGTGATCGGCGGCGATGAGGAGGCGGCGGAAAAATCCCAACGCCTGCTCGATTCCGGCGCGCGTGTGACTGTGATCAGCCCTACGCTGAACGAATCGCTGCGTCAGTTGGCGGCTTCGGGCAAGATCATCCATCGCGGCCGCCATTTTCGAGACGCGGACCTTGAACACGCCATTCTCATTCTCAACACGCTCCGAGGGGAGCGCGATTTCGCGCAGATGCTGTCGGCCAAAGCCAGGGAGAAGCGCGTGCTGCTCTGGTCGGTCGACTATCCGGAAGCGAGCAGTGTCACGATGCCGGCGGTGGTGGCGGCGGGACACGTCCGTGTGGCGATCAGTACAAGCGGAGTGGCGCCGGCCCTCTCCGGATTCATCAAGGAAGATCTGGAACATGTCCTCGATACCCAGTTCATCGAGTTCGTCGAGTGGGTCGGGCAATTGCGGGAACAGGCCAAAGCGAACGAGCCGGATGCCGAGAAACGGCGCGCGCTTCTCCATGACGCGTTGGACGGTTTCCGTTTGCTTGGCCGCGTGCAGTACCCCAAAGTCTGGTTGGAACGACGATCTCAAGCGGTCACGAGCGCGCAACCGGATATGGAAAAACAATAG
- a CDS encoding zinc-binding dehydrogenase, which yields MKAVVFREHGGADKLSYDELPMPKIGPQEVLIRVQACALNHLDIWVRQGSPAYTVPFPHVLGSDVSGTVEEIGAQVEGVARGARVFVSPGMSCWRCEYCLAGRDNMCRTYGLLGAMRHGGYAEYVAVPFQNVLPIPENLSFQQAAAFPLVSVTASHMLFALAGLQHGETILVMGAGSGVGMMAVQLAKLAGARVLTTVGSDDKIPKAVILGADAVIHHGKENVAERVRLLTEGRGVDVVVEHIGPEVWNTCVESLAKGGRLVTCGATTGGEVTLNLRYVYSRQLTIKGSYMGTRAELVKAAELMGQGRLISVIDRTFPLPEARAAQELMASRKFFGKIVLVC from the coding sequence ATGAAGGCTGTGGTGTTTCGCGAGCATGGTGGAGCGGACAAGCTTTCGTATGACGAGCTGCCGATGCCGAAGATCGGGCCGCAGGAAGTTTTGATTCGGGTACAGGCTTGCGCGCTGAACCATCTCGACATCTGGGTGAGACAGGGAAGTCCTGCCTATACCGTTCCCTTCCCACATGTTCTTGGTTCCGATGTCTCCGGAACGGTCGAAGAAATAGGAGCCCAAGTCGAAGGGGTCGCTCGCGGGGCACGGGTCTTTGTGTCGCCCGGCATGAGTTGCTGGAGATGCGAGTATTGCCTGGCAGGCCGCGACAATATGTGCCGGACTTATGGGCTTCTTGGAGCCATGAGGCACGGCGGGTATGCAGAGTATGTCGCGGTTCCGTTTCAGAATGTGCTGCCGATACCCGAGAATCTGTCGTTTCAGCAAGCCGCCGCGTTCCCGCTGGTCTCGGTGACGGCCTCGCATATGCTGTTCGCATTGGCGGGACTTCAGCATGGGGAAACCATTCTCGTGATGGGAGCGGGGAGCGGTGTCGGCATGATGGCCGTGCAGCTGGCGAAGCTGGCCGGAGCGCGAGTGCTGACGACGGTCGGGAGCGATGACAAGATTCCCAAGGCCGTGATTTTGGGAGCCGATGCTGTGATTCATCATGGCAAGGAGAATGTGGCGGAACGAGTCCGGCTGCTGACGGAAGGCCGGGGCGTCGATGTCGTCGTCGAACACATCGGACCGGAGGTATGGAACACCTGTGTCGAATCCCTCGCCAAAGGCGGGCGATTAGTTACGTGTGGCGCAACGACCGGTGGCGAGGTTACGTTGAATCTGCGCTACGTCTATTCCCGCCAGTTGACCATCAAGGGCTCCTATATGGGAACGCGGGCGGAGCTGGTGAAAGCCGCGGAGCTCATGGGGCAAGGGCGGTTGATTTCCGTGATCGATCGTACGTTTCCGCTCCCGGAGGCTCGTGCCGCGCAAGAGCTGATGGCCAGCCGGAAGTTTTTCGGCAAGATCGTGCTGGTCTGCTAA
- a CDS encoding (2Fe-2S) ferredoxin domain-containing protein, translating to MPKPQYHILVCTNSRPPGHPKPSCGSAGAAQLLMAFNMGLMQRSVPPGQVLVSATGCLGPCEQGPTVVVYPDNTWYSKVTEADVAAILDEHVAKGTPVARLNPDAAWK from the coding sequence ATGCCAAAACCCCAATATCATATTCTCGTCTGCACCAATTCCCGTCCACCGGGCCATCCCAAACCATCATGCGGATCGGCGGGTGCCGCGCAGCTGCTCATGGCCTTCAATATGGGGCTGATGCAGCGGTCGGTTCCACCGGGCCAAGTGTTGGTGAGCGCGACAGGCTGCCTCGGCCCCTGCGAACAAGGCCCGACGGTCGTCGTATACCCGGACAACACCTGGTACTCCAAGGTGACCGAAGCCGACGTCGCCGCGATCCTCGATGAACATGTGGCGAAAGGAACCCCGGTCGCTCGACTGAATCCCGACGCAGCGTGGAAGTAA
- a CDS encoding Rieske 2Fe-2S domain-containing protein, with the protein MTNDFVKAAFTHEIPPGTGRTVEIDGIWIALFNVDGMFYAVDNTCPHAGGPLGEGKLCGPVVECPWHGWKFSVMSGERVGNSNFQITRCEVRIQGNEVQIAIPPALREPV; encoded by the coding sequence ATGACGAACGATTTCGTCAAAGCAGCCTTCACGCACGAGATTCCACCCGGCACGGGACGAACCGTCGAAATCGACGGGATTTGGATTGCGCTCTTCAACGTGGACGGAATGTTTTATGCGGTCGACAACACCTGCCCCCACGCGGGCGGTCCGCTTGGGGAAGGAAAGCTCTGCGGACCCGTCGTCGAATGTCCCTGGCACGGCTGGAAATTCAGCGTCATGTCAGGCGAACGAGTCGGGAACTCCAACTTCCAAATCACCCGTTGTGAGGTGCGCATTCAAGGGAATGAAGTTCAGATCGCCATACCACCGGCGCTCAGAGAGCCGGTTTGA
- a CDS encoding MTH1187 family thiamine-binding protein: MVLLEFSMSPLGKTESVGKYVARSLDIIDKSGVPYRLNPMGTVLEGEWEEVFGVVQQCYERMKKDCNRISCTIKVDYRKGHSGRLQSKVASIEKTLKRPVKQ, encoded by the coding sequence ATGGTTCTACTGGAATTCAGCATGTCCCCGTTGGGAAAGACTGAAAGTGTCGGAAAATATGTGGCCCGTTCCCTCGACATCATCGATAAGAGCGGAGTGCCGTATCGCTTGAACCCGATGGGGACGGTCCTGGAGGGAGAATGGGAAGAGGTCTTCGGCGTCGTGCAGCAATGCTACGAGCGGATGAAGAAGGATTGTAACCGTATCTCCTGCACGATCAAAGTCGACTATCGAAAGGGCCATTCCGGTCGTCTCCAGAGTAAAGTCGCCAGCATCGAAAAGACGTTGAAACGACCGGTCAAACAATAG
- a CDS encoding HNH endonuclease, whose translation MEMTLLLNATYEPLRVVHWQKAIALLWQGKVEVLEVYDREIHGISLSIKLPAVMRLLKLVKLKDSHRAVKFSRINIFTRDGYCCQYCNHRFRTEELTFDHVVPIAKGGKKTWENIVTACWRCNNRKSGRTPEEAGMRLKKRPVKPRWSPVITITIGIRNTPESWRDYLYWNMELDADPADT comes from the coding sequence ATGGAAATGACCCTCCTGCTGAACGCGACCTATGAACCCCTGCGGGTCGTGCATTGGCAAAAAGCGATCGCGCTTCTCTGGCAAGGAAAAGTCGAAGTGTTGGAGGTCTACGACCGGGAGATCCACGGGATCTCGCTGTCGATCAAACTTCCGGCCGTGATGCGGCTCTTGAAGCTGGTGAAGTTGAAGGACAGTCATCGCGCGGTCAAGTTTTCCCGTATCAATATTTTTACGCGAGACGGCTACTGTTGCCAATACTGCAATCACAGATTCCGAACCGAAGAACTGACGTTCGACCATGTCGTGCCCATCGCCAAAGGCGGAAAAAAGACATGGGAAAATATCGTGACCGCCTGCTGGCGCTGCAACAATCGTAAGAGCGGGCGGACTCCGGAAGAAGCCGGCATGCGGTTGAAAAAGCGGCCGGTGAAACCCCGGTGGAGCCCCGTCATTACCATCACCATCGGCATTCGCAACACGCCGGAAAGCTGGCGTGACTATCTGTACTGGAACATGGAGTTGGATGCGGATCCCGCCGACACGTGA
- a CDS encoding gamma-glutamylcyclotransferase — translation MKFFLYGDLLNPSQLKRRAPEHRFLGLATLPDHTVKFCRWSAQWRCGLVSIVPSQGEKTWGGLFELTDEDVKIMDQFEQDVPQGAYRHLQVTVATETGEKELVTTYAANPIGKFKPKDHYLDWVIKGLKQWKFPEEVIQQWECYRPR, via the coding sequence ATGAAGTTCTTCTTGTACGGCGATCTCCTCAATCCCTCACAACTTAAACGGCGTGCCCCGGAACACAGATTTCTGGGCCTCGCGACTCTGCCGGACCATACCGTCAAATTTTGCCGCTGGTCGGCGCAATGGCGGTGTGGGCTCGTCAGCATCGTGCCGTCCCAAGGTGAAAAGACCTGGGGTGGGCTGTTCGAACTGACGGATGAAGACGTGAAGATCATGGATCAGTTTGAACAGGATGTTCCGCAAGGCGCCTACCGGCACCTGCAAGTCACCGTCGCAACGGAGACCGGGGAAAAAGAACTGGTCACCACCTATGCGGCGAATCCGATCGGCAAGTTCAAACCGAAAGATCACTATCTGGACTGGGTGATCAAGGGCCTCAAACAGTGGAAGTTTCCGGAGGAAGTGATCCAGCAATGGGAGTGCTATCGGCCACGGTGA